One window of the Agrobacterium larrymoorei genome contains the following:
- the rsmI gene encoding 16S rRNA (cytidine(1402)-2'-O)-methyltransferase, with product MNHDQTETSSGKSFRIAGVSVPARPLENALYLVATPIGNLGDITLRALETLSSADVLACEDTRVTRILLERYGIRNRPYAYHEHNAQEVGPRLIAALEAGKSVALVSDAGTPLVSDPGYRLGQLALEAGYRVVPIPGPSAPLAALVGSGMPSDAFLFAGFLPVKDRGKRDRFAELAKIPATLIFFESPHRIGASVRVAAEVLGRERRAVVCRELTKTFEEFRRGTLGELADYYDEDRTVKGEIVLLVEPPSYDDIPDIEDVEKLLKDLVSTMPAAKAAAEAAKLTGLPRKELYQRLLDMKDSNGG from the coding sequence ATCAACCATGACCAGACGGAGACGTCTTCGGGCAAGAGCTTTCGTATCGCAGGCGTTTCGGTCCCAGCGCGGCCTTTGGAGAACGCGCTCTATCTCGTGGCCACCCCCATCGGCAATCTCGGCGATATCACCTTGCGGGCACTCGAAACTTTGAGCTCCGCCGATGTTCTCGCCTGTGAGGACACACGCGTCACCCGCATTCTTTTAGAGCGCTATGGCATCCGCAACCGCCCTTACGCTTATCATGAGCATAATGCCCAGGAGGTTGGGCCGAGGTTGATTGCGGCTCTGGAGGCGGGCAAGTCGGTCGCTCTCGTTTCCGATGCCGGAACGCCGCTTGTGTCCGACCCCGGTTATCGGCTCGGACAGTTGGCGCTCGAAGCGGGCTATCGCGTCGTGCCCATTCCTGGCCCGTCCGCACCGCTTGCTGCCCTCGTCGGATCGGGCATGCCGAGCGACGCCTTTCTGTTCGCTGGGTTCCTCCCCGTGAAGGATCGTGGCAAGCGCGATCGCTTTGCCGAGCTTGCCAAAATTCCGGCAACGCTGATCTTTTTCGAATCCCCGCATCGCATCGGCGCGTCCGTCCGCGTCGCTGCCGAGGTGCTAGGGCGCGAGCGCCGCGCCGTGGTTTGTCGCGAACTGACAAAGACCTTTGAGGAATTCCGCCGGGGGACTTTGGGCGAGCTTGCCGACTATTACGACGAAGATCGCACGGTGAAGGGTGAGATCGTCCTTCTCGTCGAGCCGCCATCCTATGACGATATCCCCGATATTGAAGATGTCGAAAAGCTGTTGAAGGATCTGGTGTCCACCATGCCGGCGGCCAAGGCGGCCGCGGAGGCGGCGAAACTTACGGGCCTGCCGCGCAAGGAACTCTACCAGCGACTGCTCGACATGAAGGATAGCAATGGCGGCTGA
- the pmtA gene encoding phospholipid N-methyltransferase PmtA, whose protein sequence is MGLSLKERFGRKFEEEIRFFKGMVNQPKKVGAIVPTSGITARRMASVINPHSGLPVLELGPGTGVITKAILGRGLRPDQVTAIEYSTDFYQQLLRSYPGVNFINGDAFDLDKTLGDQKDQMFDCVISAVPMLNFPMAARIKLLDELLNRIPHGRPVVQISYGPVSPIVAQPHLYHIRHFDFVVRNIPPAQLWTYTRS, encoded by the coding sequence ATGGGACTGAGCCTGAAAGAACGCTTCGGCCGGAAATTCGAAGAAGAAATCCGCTTCTTCAAGGGAATGGTCAATCAGCCGAAAAAAGTCGGCGCGATCGTTCCAACCTCCGGCATCACCGCGCGGCGGATGGCGAGCGTCATCAACCCTCACTCAGGCCTGCCCGTTCTTGAACTCGGACCCGGAACCGGCGTCATCACCAAAGCCATCCTCGGCAGGGGCCTCAGGCCCGACCAGGTGACGGCCATCGAATATTCGACGGATTTCTATCAGCAGCTTCTACGCAGCTATCCAGGCGTCAACTTCATCAATGGCGATGCTTTCGATCTGGATAAGACGCTGGGCGACCAGAAGGACCAGATGTTCGACTGTGTGATTTCCGCCGTTCCCATGCTGAACTTTCCGATGGCCGCCAGAATCAAGCTGCTGGACGAGCTACTGAACCGCATTCCGCATGGCCGCCCTGTTGTTCAGATTTCCTACGGCCCGGTCTCACCGATCGTGGCGCAGCCTCATCTCTATCATATTCGCCATTTCGACTTCGTGGTGCGCAACATTCCGCCTGCGCAGCTGTGGACCTATACCCGCAGCTAG
- a CDS encoding SDR family oxidoreductase has protein sequence MSQLMIFGAGYSGRAIAKSLQGSMERVCGTTRGAEQADKLRSLGITPFIFDGETLDSAIRSELSTVTHLVQSIAPGRTGDPLMRLCGGDLKSLMPQLEWVAYLSTVGVYGNHDGAWVDEETPCKPVSARSLERVEAEQAWTKAADDASVPLSILRLSGIYGPGRNGFMNLEKGTARRLIKQDQVFNRIRVEDIGAASAFLVSRNASGIFNVTDDEPAPPQDVLTFAAELMKIEPPPEQSFETAELSPMARSFYGENKRVSNGKLRHMGFSFRYPDYRASLRQLWESGAWKDEWTFI, from the coding sequence ATGTCGCAGCTGATGATTTTCGGTGCTGGATATTCCGGCAGAGCGATCGCCAAAAGTCTTCAGGGCAGCATGGAGCGGGTGTGCGGTACGACGCGAGGCGCCGAACAGGCCGATAAGCTACGCAGCCTCGGCATCACCCCCTTTATCTTCGACGGCGAGACGCTTGACAGCGCTATACGGAGCGAACTCTCCACAGTCACGCATCTTGTCCAATCGATTGCTCCCGGCAGGACGGGTGATCCCCTGATGCGCCTGTGCGGCGGGGATCTGAAGTCGCTTATGCCGCAACTGGAGTGGGTCGCCTATCTTTCCACGGTTGGCGTTTACGGCAATCACGACGGTGCCTGGGTGGATGAGGAAACGCCTTGCAAACCTGTCTCCGCGCGCTCGCTGGAGCGAGTAGAGGCCGAACAGGCGTGGACAAAAGCGGCGGATGACGCTTCCGTGCCTCTCTCTATTCTGCGTCTCTCGGGCATATATGGACCGGGGCGCAATGGCTTCATGAACCTCGAGAAGGGAACCGCCCGGCGCCTTATCAAGCAGGATCAGGTGTTCAATCGCATCCGTGTCGAGGACATAGGGGCCGCCAGCGCCTTTCTCGTTTCACGCAACGCCAGCGGCATCTTCAACGTGACCGACGACGAACCGGCGCCGCCACAGGATGTGCTGACATTCGCCGCAGAGCTGATGAAGATCGAACCTCCCCCAGAACAATCCTTCGAGACTGCCGAACTGAGCCCCATGGCCCGGTCCTTCTATGGCGAGAACAAACGGGTCTCGAACGGCAAGCTCCGCCACATGGGCTTTTCGTTTCGCTATCCAGATTACCGCGCATCGCTGCGCCAATTATGGGAGAGCGGGGCGTGGAAAGATGAATGGACGTTCATCTAA
- a CDS encoding DUF1330 domain-containing protein, with amino-acid sequence MTKAYWIARVDVRDAERYKDYVATAKPAFERYGAKFIARGGAFTELEGQARARNVIIEFPSMQHAVDCYNSQEYQAAAKIRQEVADAEMVVVEGV; translated from the coding sequence ATGACCAAAGCCTACTGGATCGCACGCGTGGATGTTCGCGATGCCGAGCGTTACAAGGATTATGTCGCGACAGCCAAGCCAGCCTTCGAACGCTACGGTGCAAAATTTATCGCTCGAGGCGGTGCATTCACGGAGCTGGAGGGCCAGGCACGCGCCCGCAACGTCATCATCGAGTTCCCCTCGATGCAGCATGCCGTCGATTGCTATAATTCGCAGGAGTACCAGGCTGCAGCAAAAATCCGCCAGGAAGTGGCCGATGCGGAAATGGTGGTCGTCGAGGGAGTCTAG
- a CDS encoding RsmB/NOP family class I SAM-dependent RNA methyltransferase, producing the protein MRLGGRLAGAIEVLADIEARRRPVADALKDWGLAHRFAGSGDRAAIGNIVYDALRMKLSHAWLMDDDSATALGYAVMLRQWGKTPEQLAQEFEGDKFAPPPLSENSLTALTTRSLADAPPHIQGDIPEWVQPSLEAAFSDDWLRQAQALNERPTLDLRANTLKANRDKVLKALEDSGAVATRIARQGVRIPAGEGPSRLPNVTAELSFQKGWFEVQDEGSQIVADLAGATEGEQILDYCAGGGGKTLAMAASMNNKGQVHAFDADRKRLAPIIERLKRAGTRNVQVHDRPAGMDAFREKFDRVLVDAPCTGTGTWRRRPDTKWRLIQRNLEERVGQQAEALDQAKAFVRPGGELLYVTCSVLPEENERQVRRFCAENPEFSIVSALDRWTKTFGPAAAKPHSADGETVTLTPATTDTDGFFFCAMTRKA; encoded by the coding sequence ATGCGTTTGGGCGGGCGTTTGGCCGGAGCAATCGAAGTGTTGGCAGATATCGAGGCGCGCAGACGCCCCGTCGCCGACGCACTGAAAGACTGGGGACTGGCGCATCGTTTCGCTGGTTCCGGCGACAGGGCCGCTATCGGCAACATCGTCTACGATGCCCTTCGCATGAAACTGTCCCACGCATGGTTGATGGATGACGATAGCGCGACCGCCCTTGGCTATGCTGTGATGCTACGCCAATGGGGTAAAACGCCGGAGCAATTGGCGCAGGAATTCGAAGGCGACAAGTTTGCCCCTCCGCCTCTGTCCGAAAACTCACTGACTGCGCTGACCACTCGCTCGCTCGCCGACGCGCCTCCTCATATCCAGGGCGATATTCCGGAATGGGTTCAGCCATCGCTCGAAGCGGCTTTTTCCGACGACTGGCTTCGCCAGGCACAGGCGCTGAATGAACGCCCGACACTCGATCTTCGCGCCAACACGCTGAAGGCAAACCGTGACAAGGTGCTCAAGGCGCTGGAGGACAGCGGCGCGGTCGCGACCCGCATCGCTCGTCAGGGTGTGCGTATTCCAGCTGGCGAAGGTCCGTCGCGCTTGCCCAACGTCACAGCCGAGCTTTCCTTCCAGAAAGGCTGGTTCGAGGTGCAGGACGAGGGTTCTCAGATCGTCGCCGATCTCGCCGGAGCCACTGAAGGCGAACAGATCCTCGATTATTGCGCAGGCGGCGGCGGCAAGACGCTGGCTATGGCCGCGTCCATGAACAACAAGGGCCAGGTTCATGCATTCGACGCCGACAGAAAACGTCTGGCACCGATCATCGAGCGTCTGAAGCGGGCCGGCACGCGAAACGTTCAGGTGCATGATAGACCAGCCGGAATGGACGCCTTCCGTGAAAAGTTCGACCGTGTTCTGGTAGACGCTCCTTGCACGGGCACCGGCACCTGGCGCAGGCGGCCCGATACAAAATGGCGCCTCATACAACGCAATCTTGAAGAGCGCGTCGGTCAGCAGGCCGAAGCACTGGATCAGGCAAAGGCCTTCGTGCGCCCGGGCGGTGAACTGCTCTACGTCACATGCTCTGTGCTACCGGAAGAAAACGAGCGTCAGGTTCGTCGCTTCTGCGCCGAAAACCCGGAATTCTCGATCGTCTCAGCACTCGACCGGTGGACAAAAACCTTCGGACCGGCGGCGGCCAAGCCTCACTCCGCAGATGGTGAAACGGTAACTCTGACGCCAGCGACGACAGACACGGATGGCTTCTTTTTCTGCGCCATGACCCGCAAGGCATAG
- the pyrF gene encoding orotidine-5'-phosphate decarboxylase has product MTTNERLIVGLDVPTVKEAESIVTAIGDDVIFYKIGYQLVFAGGLEFARELAQSGKKIFLDMKLLDIDNTVASGVENIAKMGMSMLTLHAYPKAMRAAVAAAKGSDLTLLGVTVLTSMDNADLVEAGYQGDARSLVLKRAEQAREAGMGGIVCSAEESAAVRDILGPDMAVVTPGIRPTGADAGDQKRVVTPFDAIQGGSSHLVVGRPIVKATDPKAAARAILDEMLRASFPANR; this is encoded by the coding sequence ATGACCACGAACGAGCGCCTGATCGTTGGCCTGGACGTTCCAACCGTCAAGGAGGCCGAGTCGATCGTTACCGCCATTGGCGACGATGTCATTTTCTACAAGATCGGTTATCAGCTGGTCTTTGCCGGTGGACTGGAATTTGCTCGCGAGCTTGCCCAAAGCGGCAAAAAAATCTTCCTCGACATGAAGCTGCTGGATATCGACAATACGGTCGCCTCCGGCGTGGAAAACATCGCCAAGATGGGCATGTCGATGCTGACCCTGCACGCCTATCCAAAGGCCATGCGCGCTGCCGTTGCCGCAGCCAAGGGCTCGGACCTCACCCTTCTCGGCGTCACGGTTCTGACCTCCATGGACAATGCCGACTTAGTGGAGGCAGGCTACCAGGGTGATGCCCGCTCGCTGGTTCTCAAGCGCGCCGAACAGGCGAGAGAAGCGGGCATGGGCGGCATCGTCTGCTCTGCCGAAGAATCCGCCGCCGTTCGCGACATCCTCGGACCCGACATGGCGGTGGTGACCCCTGGCATTCGCCCAACCGGTGCAGACGCCGGAGACCAGAAGCGTGTGGTGACACCTTTCGACGCCATTCAGGGCGGATCTAGCCATCTGGTCGTTGGACGCCCTATCGTCAAGGCGACCGATCCGAAGGCTGCGGCACGTGCCATTCTGGACGAAATGCTGCGCGCCAGCTTCCCAGCCAATCGATAA
- a CDS encoding YraN family protein encodes MAADARHVKRRRAEKRGHAAEYWAALYLMLKGYRILALRYRTPLGEIDLIARRKDVVAFIEVKARRSEKDAVDAVSFQSQQRIRGSADLWLARRHDAHNLSSRFDIVAILPRRLPVHFIDAF; translated from the coding sequence ATGGCGGCTGACGCACGGCATGTGAAAAGACGCCGCGCGGAAAAGCGGGGCCACGCTGCCGAATACTGGGCGGCACTTTATCTCATGCTGAAAGGCTACCGGATTCTAGCGCTGCGCTATCGCACCCCACTTGGTGAAATCGATCTCATTGCCCGGCGAAAGGATGTCGTCGCCTTTATCGAAGTGAAGGCCCGTCGCTCGGAAAAGGACGCTGTGGATGCGGTAAGTTTTCAATCGCAACAGCGCATTCGTGGATCTGCCGATTTGTGGCTGGCGCGGCGTCACGATGCGCATAATCTATCCTCGCGTTTCGACATCGTCGCTATTCTGCCGCGGCGTCTGCCAGTCCATTTCATCGATGCTTTTTGA
- the dnaN gene encoding DNA polymerase III subunit beta, with amino-acid sequence MRITLERSNLLKSLNHVHRVVERRNTIPILSNILLRASGANLDMKATDLDLEVTEATPAMVEQAGATTVPAHLLYEIVRKLPDGSEVLLATNPDGSSMTVASGRSKFSLQCLPETDFPDLTAGTFSHSFKLKATDLKMLIDRTQFAISTEETRYYLNGIFFHTIESGGDLKLRAVATDGHRLARADVDAPSGSEGMPGIIIPRKTVGELQKLVDNPELEVAVEVSDAKIRLTIGDIVMTSKLIDGTFPDYQRVIPTGNDKEMRVDCGSFAKAVDRVSTISSERGRAVKLALTDGQLTLTVNNPDSGSATEEVAVGYENDPMEIGFNAKYLLDITAQLSGEDAIFLLADAGSPTLVRDTAGDDALYVLMPMRV; translated from the coding sequence ATGCGTATTACTCTCGAGCGGTCCAACCTTTTGAAGTCGCTGAACCACGTGCATCGCGTGGTCGAACGGCGCAACACCATTCCGATCCTGTCGAACATTCTACTGCGCGCCTCCGGCGCCAATCTGGACATGAAGGCGACCGACCTCGATCTGGAAGTCACAGAAGCGACACCGGCCATGGTGGAACAGGCGGGTGCGACGACCGTGCCGGCACATCTGCTCTATGAAATCGTCCGCAAGCTGCCGGACGGGTCTGAAGTGCTTCTCGCGACCAATCCCGACGGCTCGTCGATGACGGTGGCGTCCGGACGCTCCAAGTTCTCGCTCCAGTGCCTGCCGGAAACGGATTTCCCCGACCTTACCGCGGGCACCTTCAGCCACAGCTTCAAGCTGAAAGCCACCGATCTCAAGATGCTGATCGATCGCACGCAGTTCGCCATTTCCACTGAAGAAACCCGCTACTATTTGAACGGCATCTTCTTCCACACGATCGAAAGCGGTGGCGACCTGAAGCTGCGCGCCGTTGCAACAGACGGCCACCGTCTCGCGCGCGCCGATGTCGATGCGCCGTCCGGATCGGAGGGCATGCCGGGCATCATCATTCCGCGCAAGACCGTGGGTGAGCTGCAGAAGCTCGTCGATAATCCCGAACTCGAAGTGGCCGTCGAAGTATCCGACGCCAAGATCCGTCTGACCATCGGCGATATCGTCATGACGTCAAAACTCATCGACGGCACCTTCCCCGACTATCAGCGCGTGATCCCGACCGGTAACGACAAGGAAATGCGCGTCGATTGCGGCAGCTTCGCCAAGGCCGTGGACCGCGTATCCACCATTTCTTCGGAACGGGGCCGTGCGGTCAAGCTTGCCTTGACCGACGGACAATTGACGCTGACCGTCAACAACCCGGATTCAGGAAGTGCGACGGAAGAAGTAGCGGTCGGTTACGAGAACGACCCAATGGAAATCGGCTTCAATGCCAAATATCTGCTGGATATCACGGCGCAGTTGTCCGGCGAAGATGCGATCTTCCTGCTGGCCGATGCAGGCTCGCCGACGCTGGTGCGTGATACAGCGGGGGATGATGCGCTCTACGTGCTGATGCCGATGCGGGTCTAA
- a CDS encoding complex I NDUFA9 subunit family protein has translation MPLANLPPLVTVFGGSGFVGRHVVRTLAKRGYRIRVAVRRPDLAGFLQPLGNVGQISFAQANLRYKDSIVRAVEDADHVVNCVGLLFESGRNTFDAVQEFGARAVAEAAKAAGATLTHISAIGADANSSIGYARTKGRAEAAIRSILPDAIVLRPSIVFGPEDNFFNKFAGMARTLPFLPLIGGGKTKFQPVYVEDVAEAVARSVDGQLKPGATYELGGQDVLTFRQCLEAVLEATYRERPMVNLPFGIASLMGSVASLIPLIKPPFTSDQIALLKKDNVVSAEAAKAGLTLEGMGITPVRITSVLSSYLVSYRPHGQFSNAGKAA, from the coding sequence ATGCCCTTGGCCAACCTTCCTCCTCTCGTCACCGTTTTTGGCGGCTCGGGCTTCGTCGGGCGGCATGTGGTGCGCACGCTGGCAAAACGCGGCTATCGCATCCGCGTTGCGGTTCGCCGCCCGGATCTTGCCGGTTTCCTGCAGCCGCTCGGCAATGTCGGCCAGATTTCCTTCGCCCAGGCCAATCTGCGTTACAAGGACTCGATCGTTCGGGCTGTCGAAGATGCCGATCACGTCGTCAACTGCGTCGGCCTGCTGTTCGAAAGCGGTCGCAATACGTTTGATGCCGTGCAGGAATTCGGCGCGCGCGCCGTTGCAGAAGCTGCCAAGGCGGCAGGTGCGACGCTGACCCATATTTCGGCAATCGGCGCCGATGCGAATTCTTCGATCGGATATGCCCGCACCAAGGGCCGTGCCGAAGCCGCGATCCGCTCCATTTTGCCCGACGCCATTGTTCTGCGCCCATCCATCGTCTTCGGCCCTGAAGACAACTTCTTCAACAAGTTTGCCGGCATGGCGCGCACGCTTCCCTTCCTCCCTCTGATCGGTGGCGGCAAGACGAAGTTCCAGCCCGTCTATGTCGAGGATGTCGCGGAAGCGGTCGCTCGCAGCGTCGATGGCCAGTTGAAGCCCGGCGCCACCTACGAGCTTGGCGGCCAGGACGTCTTGACCTTCCGCCAATGTCTTGAGGCGGTCCTGGAAGCAACCTACCGCGAACGCCCAATGGTCAACCTGCCCTTTGGCATTGCGTCATTGATGGGTTCGGTCGCCTCTCTCATTCCTCTGATCAAGCCTCCCTTCACCTCCGACCAGATTGCCCTGTTGAAGAAGGACAATGTGGTGTCGGCAGAAGCGGCAAAGGCTGGCCTGACTTTGGAAGGAATGGGGATCACGCCCGTTCGCATCACCTCGGTTCTCTCGTCCTATCTGGTCAGCTACCGTCCGCACGGCCAGTTCAGCAACGCCGGAAAGGCTGCTTAA
- a CDS encoding glutathione S-transferase family protein → MPTLYHSSMSTASRFVRLILAEYGFQIDLVEEQPWEKRREFLALNPAGTLPVYLDDNMRSLCGPYVLAEFLDEAHGVLKRDRRLLAEEPFQRAEIRRLTEWFLQKMENDVTKPLVRERVYKLQMTAAQGGGPPDSKLLRTARSNIRQHMKYLEWLAGSRTWIAGDRLSYADLAAAASVSILDYLGEINWLEAPIAKEWYQRVKSRPSFRPLLAERVPRLAPSSHYADLDF, encoded by the coding sequence ATGCCAACTCTTTATCATTCCTCCATGTCGACAGCGTCGCGGTTCGTCCGGCTGATCCTTGCCGAATATGGCTTCCAGATCGATCTTGTCGAGGAGCAGCCTTGGGAAAAGAGGCGGGAATTTCTAGCGCTCAATCCTGCCGGTACCTTGCCCGTCTATCTGGATGACAATATGCGCTCGCTCTGTGGGCCTTATGTGCTTGCGGAGTTTCTGGATGAGGCGCATGGCGTGCTGAAGCGCGATCGTCGTCTTTTGGCGGAAGAGCCGTTTCAACGCGCTGAGATACGCCGTTTGACCGAGTGGTTTTTGCAGAAGATGGAAAACGACGTCACCAAGCCCTTGGTGCGCGAGCGTGTCTACAAATTGCAGATGACGGCTGCCCAAGGCGGAGGTCCACCGGACTCGAAACTTCTGCGGACCGCGCGCTCGAACATTCGCCAGCATATGAAGTATCTCGAATGGCTTGCTGGGTCGCGCACCTGGATTGCTGGCGATCGCTTGAGCTATGCCGATCTCGCCGCGGCTGCATCGGTCTCCATTCTCGACTATCTTGGTGAGATCAACTGGCTCGAAGCGCCGATTGCCAAGGAATGGTACCAGCGGGTAAAATCGCGCCCATCCTTCCGACCGCTTTTGGCAGAACGGGTACCACGTCTAGCGCCCTCCTCTCATTATGCCGATCTCGATTTCTAA
- a CDS encoding histidine phosphatase family protein, whose protein sequence is MYALYITHPQVRIDPKVPVPEWGLSDIGAERAKRAFSQPWVRDLRRIVSSTETKAIETAQYLARASDLAVETAEDMHENDRSATGFLPPDLFEKAADWFFAHPHASYKGWETAADAQARIVKSVETILAPHDPSQPIAFIGHGAVGTLLKSHLSHDVIRRSTDQPPGGGNLFRFDLADRKVTCDWTPIENWQG, encoded by the coding sequence ATGTACGCTCTCTACATAACCCATCCGCAGGTTCGCATCGATCCGAAGGTTCCCGTTCCTGAATGGGGACTATCGGACATAGGCGCAGAGAGGGCGAAAAGAGCCTTCTCGCAGCCTTGGGTTCGCGACTTGCGCCGTATCGTCAGCAGCACCGAGACGAAAGCGATCGAAACGGCGCAATATCTTGCCCGCGCCAGCGATCTTGCGGTCGAAACTGCTGAGGACATGCACGAGAACGACCGAAGCGCGACCGGCTTTCTTCCGCCTGACCTCTTCGAAAAGGCCGCTGACTGGTTCTTCGCCCACCCGCATGCAAGCTACAAAGGCTGGGAGACCGCAGCCGACGCACAGGCTCGCATTGTTAAATCGGTCGAAACCATCCTCGCCCCCCACGATCCCAGCCAGCCCATTGCCTTTATCGGTCATGGCGCGGTCGGAACCCTTCTCAAGAGCCACCTCAGCCACGATGTGATCCGACGCAGCACCGACCAGCCGCCCGGCGGTGGCAATCTTTTCAGATTCGACCTTGCGGACCGGAAAGTGACATGCGACTGGACGCCCATCGAAAACTGGCAGGGGTAA
- a CDS encoding septal ring lytic transglycosylase RlpA family protein — translation MTTIRRMTIAAATIAACCFIAPLQANAANGCGGASWYALTSKTASGERMNPSNLTAAHRSLRFGTKVKVTNARNGKAVVVRINDRGPFIKGRVLDLSRAAAKNLGMVSSGTAKVCYEIVAAK, via the coding sequence TTGACGACTATCCGACGCATGACTATTGCGGCAGCAACTATCGCCGCCTGCTGTTTTATCGCTCCTCTTCAAGCCAATGCTGCAAATGGTTGCGGCGGCGCATCTTGGTATGCTCTCACCTCCAAGACTGCTTCCGGCGAGAGGATGAATCCTTCCAATCTGACTGCGGCGCATCGCTCCTTGCGGTTCGGCACCAAGGTCAAGGTGACCAATGCCCGCAATGGCAAAGCCGTTGTCGTTCGCATCAACGACCGTGGCCCGTTCATCAAGGGTCGTGTTCTGGACCTGTCCAGGGCTGCAGCCAAGAACCTCGGCATGGTCAGCTCCGGCACCGCCAAGGTTTGCTACGAGATCGTCGCCGCCAAGTAA
- the queG gene encoding tRNA epoxyqueuosine(34) reductase QueG — MQKQELRARKLTDFVRAEATTLGFDLCRITSPEAIPLAPERLQQFLENGYHGTMGWMAETAERRASPKTLWGDVRSIVMFGLNYGPEEDPRTILEKPDKAAISVYARNRDYHDVIKGRLKEIATRFAARAGEDVKVFVDTAPVMEKPLAAAAGLGWQGKHTNLVSRSFGSWLFLGSMFTTAELCLDEPERDHCGSCRACLDACPTNAFPAPYKLDARRCISYLTIEHKGPIPHEFRPMIGNRIYGCDDCLAACPWNKFAASASEMKLQAREDLKEPQIDFLLGLDDAAFRTFFSGSPVKRIGRNRFVRNVLIAAGNSKDRRFIEQCKQLTADASPDVRGMAVWALSQLMDRQSFHAYAAAHTAEDDSDVQEEWRIAGV, encoded by the coding sequence TTGCAGAAGCAGGAGCTGCGTGCCCGCAAGCTGACGGATTTCGTTCGCGCGGAAGCAACGACGCTTGGCTTCGACCTCTGTCGCATCACCTCGCCGGAGGCCATTCCGCTGGCTCCTGAACGCTTGCAGCAGTTTTTGGAAAACGGCTACCACGGCACCATGGGGTGGATGGCGGAAACGGCGGAGCGGCGAGCTTCTCCCAAGACCCTGTGGGGCGATGTCCGCTCCATCGTCATGTTCGGCCTGAATTATGGACCGGAGGAAGACCCGCGCACAATCCTCGAAAAGCCGGACAAGGCCGCGATCTCTGTCTACGCCCGCAACCGCGACTATCATGATGTGATCAAAGGACGGCTGAAGGAGATCGCAACGCGCTTCGCGGCCCGTGCGGGCGAGGACGTCAAGGTCTTCGTCGATACCGCGCCGGTCATGGAAAAGCCACTGGCTGCAGCTGCCGGTCTTGGCTGGCAGGGCAAGCACACCAATCTCGTCAGCCGCTCCTTCGGCTCATGGCTCTTTCTCGGCAGCATGTTCACCACCGCCGAACTCTGTCTTGACGAGCCTGAGCGTGATCACTGCGGCTCCTGTCGCGCCTGTCTCGATGCCTGCCCGACCAATGCCTTTCCGGCGCCTTACAAGCTCGATGCGCGGCGCTGCATCTCCTATCTGACGATTGAGCATAAAGGGCCGATACCGCACGAATTCAGGCCGATGATCGGCAACCGCATCTACGGCTGCGATGATTGCCTTGCGGCCTGTCCCTGGAACAAGTTTGCGGCAAGCGCTTCGGAGATGAAGTTGCAGGCCCGCGAGGATCTCAAGGAGCCCCAGATTGATTTTCTTCTTGGGCTCGATGACGCGGCCTTCCGAACCTTCTTCAGCGGATCGCCGGTCAAGCGGATTGGCCGTAACCGCTTCGTCCGCAACGTTCTGATCGCAGCCGGCAATTCGAAGGATCGTCGCTTTATCGAACAGTGCAAACAACTCACAGCGGATGCGTCACCGGACGTGCGCGGCATGGCTGTTTGGGCGCTGTCGCAGTTGATGGACAGGCAAAGCTTCCATGCTTACGCTGCGGCGCACACGGCCGAAGACGATTCGGACGTGCAGGAAGAATGGCGTATCGCAGGAGTATAG